Part of the Borreliella burgdorferi B31 genome is shown below.
GTATGGCAACTGTTATACCAATTACAAATAACTTTACTGGGTATTTAACGCTTAAGAAAGAAGGACAAAATGGTGTAAATCCAGGAGATAAATTAAATTTTAACCAACATGGGGAACTTGAAAAGGTCACTGGGGCTCAAAAATCTGTTAATGCAATAGCACTTTCAAAGGCACACAAATTAACTGAAGATTTATTTATAGTGCTTGCTAGTGTATTTGGGAATAGAGCAATAAAAGGGTAATAAATTATGGCTTTAAAAGGCAACATGCAAGTAGAAAATCTTGAGGCTGTTGAGGACCCACAGGTAGATTTAGGGGCACAAGTTTCCGCTGCTCCTAGAGCTAAACGGCAAGCAAGACAAGCTGAGGATGCACAAGGGGAAGATCCCTATTTGGAGGCAATTAACGAGCTTGATGATATCCTTTTGAAATTCAAGAAATATGTAAAATCTATGAGTTCAATTGAAAATAAGGTTTTTGGCGGTTTGAGTAGTTGTTTTAAATCTAAGAATGAGCGAGTTGATGCATATTCATTTGCATGTTCAAGTTATACAGACAAAATAGAGGAATACCTTTACGACCCAGCAAATAGTTTTCCATACAAGCGTGGGGTTAAACTTGTTCCAAAAGAGAACTCTATATATGTGGAAGTTGGAGCTGATACTGATATGTATGGGATATGTGTAGATGTATGTGAGTTTAGTTGTACCGCGTATGTATTGCCAATTACTAACAATTTTGAAGGGTACCTTGTCACAAGGAATCCAAGTATAAAAATAGGAGAAATCCTAGACATAAATAATAACGGTGTTATTATCAAGGCTGGAGGTGGGCCACCAACCGCAATTAACATATATGCTCTATCTGATTCATTTACAATCAATTTTGCACCCGAAGATGGAAATCAAGATCAAAATAGATATCCTAGGCAAGAGTATTCTATTAATTTGATAAAAGTTGCAATTTTTGGAAATAGAGGCCTTGAGAAGATAGTAATACCTGATGGTGGTTAAACTTTGGGCGAATAAAAGGAGGTAAATAAATGGGAGATACAACGCAATTAGTAAAAGAGTATCAAGAGAAAAGAAGTAAACTGGAAAAGTTTATGAAAAATCCCCAACATGACGCTAGTTTGCTTAGCAATTCTAATGAATTTAGAGACAAAAATGTAGAATTTTTTGCTTCTGGAGGCACTAGAACTAGTAAGTTTGATAAATTGGAAAATCATCCATTTTTGGGGTATCCGTACAAGCGTGGAGTAAAAAGAGTTATTCAAGAGGCTCAAGATAATCAAAGTCACTATGAGCCACATGTTGAGGCTGGTGGAGGTGAAGACTTATATGGAATATGCATTGACATAGATGAGTTTAGTAAAACAGCTACTATTGTGCCAATTACCAATAATTTTGAGGGATATTTAGTGGCAAAAGATTCTACGGTTAAAGTAAAAGACAAACTTGTTTTTAATAAAGACGGTGCTCTTGAAAAGGTGACTGGAGCACCAAATAAAGCAACTATTAATGCAACAGCATTGTCTGATGCAAAACAAATTAGCAATGAGGTTTATTTAGTAAAAGTAGCTGTATTTGGGAATAAAGCTATGAGTAGAAATTAATAATATTTAGGAGGATTTAATATGGAATTATTTGATGAAAATTATTATGCAAAAGCTGTGGCAAATATCATAGGAGAAGTTAAAGATCCTATTATGTATAAATGGTTTTCGCCCGATCAAATTGAAGATGTTGATCTACAAATGGGATATCAAAAAACCGTAAAATGGGACGCGTTTTTAAATGCTAATCCTACAACAATTGCCAATGAGGTTAATACTATCTCAACTATTGGATTTAGTTCTGAAGTGGTAAGACTTAATTATTTGAAATTACAGTATAAATTCAGACATTTAAAGCAGACTTCTGAGAAATTTTATACTTCAGATTCATATATTGGGGACATTAATAATAATTTACTTCCTTTTGCTCAAGCGTATAAGCTTGCAAGTAGTGAAATTATTAAACTTATTAATCACTTTGTACTAACAGGAACTGTTTCGATTCAAAAAGATGGAAAAAATCAAAAACGCCTGCTTCCAAATATGTATGGGCTGCTTAATATGCCCGAGCAGATAAAAGAAGAGGTTGCTAGTGGTGATAAAGATAAAATGGATAAAATATTTGAAAAAATTGAGGCTGGACTTTCAAAGTTGGAACTGGGCGACGAATTTTCCACACCGATGATGGTAATAGTTGACCCAGCAACGTCACTTAAACTAGTAAAACCATACGCAGCAGCACAGGGTGCAGCAAGTAGTTGTGAAAAATGGGAAGATGTTTTAATTCAAACTATTAAGGCTATTAATAATAGAGAAGATGTTTACATTGAAACTTCAAACTTGCTAAAACATAAAATACTCATTTATCCACTCAATTCAGAACTTATTAAATTTAAACCTAGTAAGTATATGCTACCTACACCGAATGAACAAGTTGATAAAGACTCAACCGATGTAGCTCATTCATACATTGATTTTGTTTTAGGCGGTCTACTTGCTACTAGAAAAACTATTTTGCAAGTTAACATAAAGCAAAGTTAAAAGTATAAGGTAAGTGAAAATGAGTGAACAAGAAAGCTTACAAGCACAAGTTGCGGGAGAAGAAGAACTTTTAGTAACAAAACTCCATTCAGAAGTGTTATTGCTATTAGGAATAGACAAATTTGCACTAAGCAGGCAAAATTTTCTACTTCATTTATCCTTACTTCAAGCTATTCTAGTAACACGCGGTATTGATGCCAGTTCACTGACGTATGAACAAATATTTTTGCTTACTTTCTACCATATGGGCTGCCAATTAAGAAAACAGGGAGTTGTTCGAGAATTTGAATTTGATAGGATCAAAAAAGAGAAATTCAATGAACTTGAACTTGATTATTATCCTAGTAGCAGTGGAGGCGAAGAAGGCGGCGAGGGGAGTTGTGGCTCAAACAAGAATTTTTGTTCACAACTTGATGCATTTTTAGAAAAACTAAAAAGAGAAACTTCAACGCCATCTTGTGTGGGGGTTGTCTAATGAATGGTGTTAGAAAAAGACTTTCAGATATGTCTTTCCGCATGATCAACGTATTTAAGGATCCTCAACCTTTAAGGTTTTATAAAGGCACTGTTGTTAAACTTGAAAACGATTCTTCTTATCAGAGAGTTTTTGATAAAAATAAGTACACTGAATTTGCAGGAGTTATTATTGACATAAGGCCACAAGAACTTGCAGTGCTTTATGACTCTGATATGTCTGATATTCAAGGATATTCCAAACTTTACACATATCAAGACCTTAACTATGAACTAAAAGACCGCATATCAATTTCGGATTTAATTTACTTTGAAATATTTAGTATTGACTCTTCAATCGGATATTTTACTTTGGTTTTAAAGGAGTTTATATGGACAAACTAGAGTTTAAAATGGAATTGGAAATTGGGTGGTTTGGTGGTCGTGCAGGGATTGCTAGAATGCATGAAAAAGGGGGTAGCAATTTACCAGCAAGAAAACATTTAACCAAAATTGCTGGTAGTTCTGAATTTAGAGAATATATCAATAATAGTTATATAAATTCTAAGTTTAATCTTGACCCCAAATCGGGAATGGAGGCTATTGGACAAGCTTTTATAAGGTACTATGGAAATTATCTATTATCAGCACAAGTCGCTCCAGCCTTAAAGGCTAATACAATCAAAAGTAAGTTTAAAAAGGGTAGTAACACCGCAGCAATTCCACTTGTTGATACAGCCAAAATGTTATCCGAGATTACTTATAAGGCAACACTTGAATGATTTTTACTTTAGATATGGTTTTAAACCATTTAACTCAAATATTCAAAGGGTTTAAGGCGTATGCAACTGAAAATAATTTTGAGTGCGATATCATAAATACTTACAATCATCCGTACCTTTCAAAAATCACAGCTGCTAGCTCAAATATAATAGCATTGAAATTTGATGGTACAGAAAATCTATTTAATCATAATTCTAGAGCCGGTGTATTTTATGAAAATGCTTTGGAATTTAGTTTAAATTTTCAAATATATATTATTGCAATAGTGTTAAACGCCAAAGACTTTGACGCTAATTCACGCATGTTAATGCTTTATGGTATGCTTAGTGACTTTCTACACAATAAAGCCCATAAGTATACTTTAGAAAGTCAATCCCAACCCGAATATATTAGTAAAGTTAACTTTTACATTTATCCAATATCTAATATGCAAACAGTTGGGCTTATTAATTTAGGCACAAAATATAGCAACCATGCATACAGTGCATCTATAGCATTTAATGCTAGTGTAAAAGCAATTGAAATTTTAAAGGAGGAATACAAAATTGCCGCAAGATACAATTAGTGTAAGTTTGCTTGACTCTAGAATTCAAGCTAGTAGGCCCAATTATTATAATCCACTTTTGGTTTACAAAACAGCTAAAATCAAAGTTAATAAAGATGCTGCTAACTATAAAATATTGAATTTAACCGTTAATAACTATGAAAAACAAATTGAAACTTTAGAAAAAGATAATGGGAATGGACAAGATCAGTTTGGAAAAGAAAAAACACTGCTTAAAACCGCAATGTCGAATTTTTTCAATTCAAGTGAAGAATCATTAAAATCAGCCGATCTTTTTATTTATAAGGATAAACCCGAAGAGTTAAAAAAATATCTTAAAGTACATAGACACACTTTTGTTGTACTTATTAATACTGAGGGTGATAATTCCGATGATGGACTTAAGATTTATAAAGATGATTATGATAAGTTTAAAACACCTTCAATTTTTTTTGTATTCTCAACTAAAGAACAAGAAATAAAAGAACTATTTAAAGATAAAGGCAATACTGAAAAAGAAAGAAATATTGCTGTTTACAGCAATAATAAAGACAATTTACACCTCAAATTTATAAGTCAATATTTACATCAAGCTAGTATTTTTCATGCTGTAAATCCTTATGGCATGCCGCTGGCTGCTACACCACTTGTTGATGATACTGTAATTGGAAAGTTGAGAACTGCAAAAATCAACTTTTATTCACTTCTTAATGAAACTGGGCTTGATGGTGTACCCGCATTTAAAGAAGGTGTTGACCTAGCTGGAGGTGCAATAGACGAACAATTTACATACCACTATATAAAAAATGAAGCGATTATTGAGCTTATTAGAATTTGGAACAAAAACAATAGGCAAAATAGCAAATTATCTGCACTACAACTTAGTGGGGCTAGAGACAATGCATATACTTCAGCAATTGAATGTTTACTGAAAAGGTTTGTGGATAGAGGACTTATTATACAGTATAAAAATTTAAGTCTTACTCTTTCTCCTACACCACAACTTAAATTAGAACTTAGCGTGAATATTACTTATAACTTTAGCATTAATGCTGTTTCTTTAGTAATTACTACTCAAGATATAGTTGATTATCAAAACAGCTTAAGTGCTTAAAAGGAGGGCTAAAAATGCAATTTTATGATTTAAGAGAAGTTTATTTTTCAATTGGTGGTACACAGCTACATAGTGGCAAACTAGAACTTACAAGCGAACCCACAACAAGAGCAGTGATTAGTAGTGAAGATAAAGGTATGCCTGTAATAAGCTTAAGAGATCCCAAAACGATAACTTATGTTTTCAACATTGAAGTTACTTTGGGTAGTCATGACTACATTTTGTTAACTGAACTTTCTGATGAACAGTTTTACAACATGGATGTGAGAAAAGAGGATAAAATGCTTGATTTAGCATTCAATGATAGAATTGCTACCAAAATTATTTCTAACTATGCAATTTTTACTGAAGAGCCTTCAAGAAGTTATTCTGCTGAGGCCGAAAAAGTATCTTTTGAAATTAGGGCTATTAATTGCCAAAAATCTAAACCAAACAACTCTTAAAAGGAGAGTCTTATTATGATAATGAGATATAAGATGAAAATTTTAACTAAAAATAAAACTTATGAATATCCACTAAAAGTATTGCCGGTCTATGAATGGGATAGAGTACTCGGATTTAATCAAAGTGACGCTGTTTTAAAGCTTAATGAGGTTCAATACTTAAGAGAAATCACAAGTTTAATGATAAGTCCAAAATTTTTAGACGAATTCTATGTGATTTTGGATCAAAATAGAGAATTTATTTCTTATTATAAAGACTATCTTGTTGCAATAATTTACACCGCACA
Proteins encoded:
- a CDS encoding DUF1463 domain-containing protein; the encoded protein is MQFYDLREVYFSIGGTQLHSGKLELTSEPTTRAVISSEDKGMPVISLRDPKTITYVFNIEVTLGSHDYILLTELSDEQFYNMDVRKEDKMLDLAFNDRIATKIISNYAIFTEEPSRSYSAEAEKVSFEIRAINCQKSKPNNS
- a CDS encoding DUF228 domain-containing protein, which produces MALKGNMQVENLEAVEDPQVDLGAQVSAAPRAKRQARQAEDAQGEDPYLEAINELDDILLKFKKYVKSMSSIENKVFGGLSSCFKSKNERVDAYSFACSSYTDKIEEYLYDPANSFPYKRGVKLVPKENSIYVEVGADTDMYGICVDVCEFSCTAYVLPITNNFEGYLVTRNPSIKIGEILDINNNGVIIKAGGGPPTAINIYALSDSFTINFAPEDGNQDQNRYPRQEYSINLIKVAIFGNRGLEKIVIPDGG
- a CDS encoding DUF764 family protein, whose amino-acid sequence is MIFTLDMVLNHLTQIFKGFKAYATENNFECDIINTYNHPYLSKITAASSNIIALKFDGTENLFNHNSRAGVFYENALEFSLNFQIYIIAIVLNAKDFDANSRMLMLYGMLSDFLHNKAHKYTLESQSQPEYISKVNFYIYPISNMQTVGLINLGTKYSNHAYSASIAFNASVKAIEILKEEYKIAARYN
- a CDS encoding DUF1473 family protein; its protein translation is MIMRYKMKILTKNKTYEYPLKVLPVYEWDRVLGFNQSDAVLKLNEVQYLREITSLMISPKFLDEFYVILDQNREFISYYKDYLVAIIYTAQFNTFHLDNDLKKPALVYLSEYENNVGDFVTFDYINENFDYEKVATSLSSSTSNSNELVAK
- a CDS encoding DUF1506 family protein produces the protein MNGVRKRLSDMSFRMINVFKDPQPLRFYKGTVVKLENDSSYQRVFDKNKYTEFAGVIIDIRPQELAVLYDSDMSDIQGYSKLYTYQDLNYELKDRISISDLIYFEIFSIDSSIGYFTLVLKEFIWTN
- a CDS encoding DUF228 domain-containing protein: MGDTTQLVKEYQEKRSKLEKFMKNPQHDASLLSNSNEFRDKNVEFFASGGTRTSKFDKLENHPFLGYPYKRGVKRVIQEAQDNQSHYEPHVEAGGGEDLYGICIDIDEFSKTATIVPITNNFEGYLVAKDSTVKVKDKLVFNKDGALEKVTGAPNKATINATALSDAKQISNEVYLVKVAVFGNKAMSRN
- a CDS encoding DUF3890 domain-containing protein gives rise to the protein MSEQESLQAQVAGEEELLVTKLHSEVLLLLGIDKFALSRQNFLLHLSLLQAILVTRGIDASSLTYEQIFLLTFYHMGCQLRKQGVVREFEFDRIKKEKFNELELDYYPSSSGGEEGGEGSCGSNKNFCSQLDAFLEKLKRETSTPSCVGVV
- a CDS encoding DUF787 family protein, with the protein product MPQDTISVSLLDSRIQASRPNYYNPLLVYKTAKIKVNKDAANYKILNLTVNNYEKQIETLEKDNGNGQDQFGKEKTLLKTAMSNFFNSSEESLKSADLFIYKDKPEELKKYLKVHRHTFVVLINTEGDNSDDGLKIYKDDYDKFKTPSIFFVFSTKEQEIKELFKDKGNTEKERNIAVYSNNKDNLHLKFISQYLHQASIFHAVNPYGMPLAATPLVDDTVIGKLRTAKINFYSLLNETGLDGVPAFKEGVDLAGGAIDEQFTYHYIKNEAIIELIRIWNKNNRQNSKLSALQLSGARDNAYTSAIECLLKRFVDRGLIIQYKNLSLTLSPTPQLKLELSVNITYNFSINAVSLVITTQDIVDYQNSLSA